In Marinicauda algicola, one DNA window encodes the following:
- a CDS encoding DUF1013 domain-containing protein has product MADILMPKATAVWLVDNTALSFEQIADFCNLHHLEVKGIADGDVAAGVRGADPVSGGQLSREEIEKAEKDPTYRMKPLAPKYAELHTPQKRKGPRYTPLSRRQNRPDAIAWLVRNHPELTDGQISKLIGTTKTTIEAVRERRHWNSANIKPTDPVSLGLCSQIELDEQVKKASSRRQKMEEEGRVERAEDTLKPADEAEETPGSPTTLDELFGKPKG; this is encoded by the coding sequence ATGGCCGACATTCTGATGCCGAAGGCGACCGCGGTCTGGCTCGTGGACAACACCGCGCTGTCCTTCGAGCAGATCGCCGATTTCTGCAATCTCCACCATCTCGAAGTGAAGGGCATCGCCGACGGCGATGTCGCCGCGGGCGTGCGCGGGGCCGATCCGGTCTCCGGCGGCCAGCTCTCGCGCGAGGAGATCGAGAAGGCGGAGAAGGATCCCACCTACCGCATGAAGCCGCTGGCGCCGAAATATGCCGAGCTGCACACCCCGCAGAAGCGCAAGGGCCCGCGCTACACCCCGCTCTCGCGCCGCCAGAACCGGCCCGACGCGATCGCCTGGCTGGTGCGCAACCATCCCGAGCTGACCGACGGGCAGATCTCCAAGCTGATCGGCACGACCAAGACCACGATCGAGGCGGTGCGCGAGCGCCGGCACTGGAACTCGGCCAACATCAAGCCGACCGACCCGGTCTCGCTCGGGCTGTGCAGCCAGATCGAGCTCGACGAACAGGTCAAGAAGGCCTCCTCGCGCCGCCAGAAGATGGAAGAGGAAGGCCGGGTCGAACGCGCCGAGGACACGCTGAAGCCGGCCGACGAGGCCGAGGAGACGCCCGGCTCGCCGACCACGCTGGACGAGCTGTTCGGCAAGCCGAAGGGCTGA